In Zerene cesonia ecotype Mississippi chromosome 18, Zerene_cesonia_1.1, whole genome shotgun sequence, the following are encoded in one genomic region:
- the LOC119834029 gene encoding glutamate receptor ionotropic, kainate 2-like yields MEAWREEYRNRLGDAADDEEIEQIVANPPTALLLAYDAAHIVAEALALLQLPGGAPGACERGTAAFHADTLLNYIRSREWGGASSELALRWEAGGARREVALQAAELLAGGELRTAAAWAPRDGLAWRPRDPAPPPPRDSMVNRTFVVLIAPNKPYVMRQQSTDRLAGNERYEGFCIELIDRLARQLHFNYTFVEQPDGRYGSYNKTTGQWDGMMKRLMEDKDIDFAVTDLTITAEREKAVDFTTPFMNLGIAILFRKPQPPKPALLAFLLPFSSGVWLCLGFAYLGTSLVLYVVGRLCPEEWQNPYPCVEEAAALENQFTISNALWFILGAVLMQGSEIAPVAYGSRAVASAWWIFAIVIVNSYTANLATLLGTKTSNELIHNVRDLAENDLGITYGAKAGGSTFTFFEVYF; encoded by the exons ATGGAGGCGTGGCGTGAAGAGTACAGAAACCGATTAGGTGATGCGGCTGATGATGAAGAGATTGAGCAA ataGTCGCGAACCCGCCAACTGCCCTACTTTTGGCGTACGACGCGGCGCATATCGTAGCGGAAGCGTTGGCGCTGTTGCAGCTTCCGGGCGGCGCGCCCGGCGCCTGCGAGCGCGGCACCGCCGCCTTCCACGCCGACACACTGCTCAACTACATACGCTCG CGCGAGTGGGGCGGCGCGAGCAGCGAGCTGGCGCTGCGCTGGGAGGCGGGAGGTGCGCGGCGCGAGGTGGCGCTGCAGGCGGCCGAGCTGCTCGCGGGCGGCGAGCTGCGCACGGCGGCCGCGTGGGCGCCGCGCGACGGGCTGGCCTGGCGCCCTCGCGatcccgcgccgccgccgccgcgcgacTCCATGGTCAACCGCACCTTCGTCGTGCTCATCGCCCCg aataAACCATACGTCATGAGACAACAATCGACCGATCGCCTCGCTGGCAACGAGCGCTACGAAG GTTTCTGTATCGAGCTAATTGACCGGCTCGCGCGCCAGCTGCACTTTAACTACACGTTCGTGGAGCAGCCGGACGGCCGCTACGGCTCCTACAATAAGACAACGGGCCAGTGGGACGGCATGATGAAGAGGCTCATGGAAGACAAG GACATAGATTTCGCGGTGACGGACCTTACGATAACCGCGGAGCGCGAGAAAGCGGTGGACTTCACCACGCCCTTCATGAACCTGGGCATCGCTATCCTGTTCCGCAAGCCGCAGCCGCCCAAGCCCGCGCTACTCGCCTTCCTGCTGCCCTTCTCCAGCGGG GTGTGGCTGTGCTTGGGCTTCGCGTACCTAGGCACGTCGCTGGTGCTGTACGTGGTGGGCCGGCTGTGCCCCGAGGAGTGGCAGAACCCGTACCCGTGCGTGGAGGAGGCCGCCGCGCTCGAGAATCAGTTCACCATCTCCAACGCGCTCTGGTTCATTCTGGGCGCCGTGCTCATGCAGGGATCTGAAATTGCGCCCGT CGCGTACGGGTCCCGCGCGGTGGCGAGCGCGTGGTGGATCTTTGCGATCGTGATCGTCAACTCGTATACGGCCAATCTGGCCACGCTGCTCGGCACCAAGACCTCCAACGAGCTCATCCACAACGTACGCGACCTCGCCGAGAATGACCTCGGTATCACCTACGGCGCCAAGGCCGGCGGATCCACTTTCACTTTCTTCgaggtatatttttaa